One Candidatus Binatia bacterium genomic region harbors:
- a CDS encoding helix-turn-helix transcriptional regulator, with product MENEEFDPGVFGDRIREIVRDEPKAFAYDLGLSLSAVYNYMNGRVPTTDVLFRIARYSGQPMEWFLTREVDAFVPRAEAA from the coding sequence ATGGAAAATGAAGAGTTCGATCCCGGCGTCTTCGGCGACCGTATCCGGGAAATTGTGCGGGATGAGCCCAAGGCTTTCGCTTATGATCTGGGCCTCAGCCTGTCGGCGGTCTACAATTATATGAACGGTAGAGTACCGACGACCGATGTCCTCTTCCGCATCGCGAGGTATTCCGGCCAACCCATGGAATGGTTCCTGACCAGGGAGGTCGATGCGTTTGTACCGCGCGCTGAGGCGGCTTGA
- a CDS encoding EthD domain-containing protein: MRKMIFLCTRKKGLSPAEYGQRILTNHVPLALAHHPTMQHYRVNLVERPRGEPLVPVDSIAELSFATNEDFRDRLYASDEGRRIVTADTNTFLGSAAAYETTEFVQKEPEVPDQPAGPSGRFKMIAILQRPEGQSREEFRRCWIEEHKPLALEHHQGLVKYVANIVDAQLSPSDFPIDGISELHFADAEAFRTQMYTHPESREIIAADTKRFIGKSCAWFVQEHHFR, encoded by the coding sequence ATGCGCAAGATGATTTTTCTTTGCACGCGAAAAAAGGGCCTCTCGCCAGCGGAGTATGGCCAAAGAATTCTGACCAACCATGTGCCTCTGGCCCTCGCACACCATCCCACCATGCAGCACTATCGTGTGAATCTCGTCGAGCGGCCGCGCGGGGAGCCGCTGGTGCCAGTTGACTCGATTGCGGAATTATCCTTTGCGACGAACGAGGATTTTCGCGATCGCCTTTACGCATCGGACGAGGGACGGCGAATTGTGACCGCGGATACGAATACCTTTCTGGGATCAGCAGCAGCCTATGAAACAACCGAGTTTGTGCAAAAGGAGCCTGAGGTGCCTGATCAGCCGGCGGGGCCCAGTGGTCGATTCAAGATGATCGCGATCCTGCAGCGTCCGGAGGGCCAGTCGCGCGAGGAGTTTCGCCGATGCTGGATCGAGGAGCACAAGCCTCTCGCGCTCGAGCATCATCAGGGTTTGGTGAAATATGTGGCCAATATTGTGGATGCGCAGCTCTCGCCATCCGATTTCCCGATCGATGGAATCAGCGAGCTCCATTTCGCGGATGCGGAGGCTTTTCGGACACAGATGTATACGCATCCGGAAAGTCGCGAAATCATCGCAGCCGACACGAAGCGATTTATCGGGAAATCCTGTGCCTGGTTTGTCCAGGAGCATCACTTCCGTTGA
- a CDS encoding HAD family phosphatase, with the protein MPFQAVIFDLGGVVLGSPLHAIAHYEKELGIAAGSVNRVVGSTGEAGAWSKLERGLFNLEQFFPAFEKDCAAAGFTISASTMFERMGAESAPRPMMMRAIERIREEGLRTAALTNNWATGDPGPNPLRPFFDEFVESAIEGLQKPDPRIYDLVLGRLNVPADAAVFLDDIGRNLKTAREMGMTTIKVDDPAVALAALEEHLGFPLS; encoded by the coding sequence ATGCCTTTCCAAGCGGTCATCTTTGATCTTGGCGGAGTCGTCCTCGGCTCCCCGCTTCACGCCATTGCTCATTATGAAAAGGAACTCGGGATTGCTGCCGGGTCGGTCAACCGCGTCGTGGGGAGCACAGGCGAAGCAGGAGCGTGGAGCAAACTCGAGCGTGGGCTTTTCAATCTGGAGCAATTCTTTCCTGCTTTTGAAAAAGACTGTGCCGCAGCCGGGTTCACGATTTCAGCCAGCACGATGTTTGAGCGCATGGGAGCGGAATCCGCGCCGCGACCCATGATGATGCGGGCGATCGAACGCATCCGGGAAGAAGGTCTTCGCACCGCAGCCCTGACCAACAACTGGGCCACCGGCGACCCTGGACCCAATCCCCTGCGCCCCTTCTTCGATGAATTTGTCGAGTCGGCCATCGAGGGCCTGCAAAAGCCGGATCCACGCATCTACGATTTGGTTCTGGGGCGCCTGAATGTCCCCGCCGACGCCGCGGTCTTCCTGGATGATATCGGTAGAAATCTGAAAACGGCTCGGGAGATGGGGATGACCACGATCAAGGTCGATGATCCCGCCGTCGCACTGGCGGCCCTCGAAGAGCATCTCGGCTTTCCACTCAGCTGA
- a CDS encoding glycosyltransferase, with product MKPRQALFVSGIDGFCHRYAVSHRVRHLRSYGWQVSVLSYRHPDLSEVASRADLLFLYRVPANVVVMQLLDRAVAAGTGRIGLVDDLIFRSEADCLPSFLTQPQQRALWREGADRYANVLALCDEVLASSSELVAEIESLGIESHLYRDALSGDELDLARTARELAGENAKNEVFRVGYFSGTATHDADFSRAATGLARAMQEDPRITLAVLGPLALPSELARFAARITRSPLIPWVELPVAIAAVDLNLAPLDTESRFSRAKGATKVMEASACGVPSIASPTSSNRAATSKGGGWLADTVEEWRDTILASVEQRPAMASAGQQAREHIVGAYGPDSRLPEMKDLLARVESRRSQTTSAGRVAIAPLAVLPEEPFWPGALTPDAFPVLPEKLPLDTSPPLGEGDLLCQEFFLTSPGLFRVDIFTWTYGQRFAHTIGFRLRSRAGEVLEGQSWDAVRLPDRGFFAWDLESPLAAGSFILEVEARGTGPGNAASFGLVQAGPDRSLAKINGKEIAGALGIRGFSSWDQVGSRGDLPYAPKTSA from the coding sequence GTGAAGCCCCGTCAGGCTCTTTTCGTCAGTGGAATTGACGGGTTTTGTCATCGCTATGCGGTGTCTCATCGCGTTCGCCATCTGCGCTCCTATGGATGGCAGGTCTCTGTCCTCTCGTATCGGCACCCGGACCTGAGCGAAGTCGCCTCACGCGCAGATCTTTTATTTCTGTATCGAGTGCCGGCGAATGTCGTGGTGATGCAACTGCTGGATCGGGCGGTCGCCGCCGGTACCGGGCGGATCGGACTGGTAGATGATCTGATCTTCCGCAGCGAGGCGGACTGCCTTCCCTCTTTTCTGACCCAGCCGCAACAACGAGCGCTCTGGCGTGAGGGTGCCGATCGCTATGCAAATGTGCTCGCTTTGTGCGACGAAGTTCTGGCGAGTTCGTCGGAGTTGGTAGCGGAGATCGAAAGCCTCGGGATCGAAAGCCACCTCTACCGGGATGCTTTGAGCGGGGATGAATTGGACCTCGCTCGAACGGCCAGAGAGTTGGCTGGCGAGAATGCGAAGAACGAAGTCTTCCGTGTCGGCTACTTCAGTGGGACGGCAACGCATGACGCTGATTTTTCTCGAGCGGCGACCGGGTTGGCAAGGGCCATGCAGGAGGATCCTCGGATCACGTTGGCGGTTTTGGGTCCTTTGGCACTTCCATCAGAGCTGGCTCGGTTTGCGGCGCGGATCACGCGGAGTCCGCTGATTCCCTGGGTGGAGTTGCCGGTCGCGATTGCCGCTGTGGATCTGAATTTGGCGCCTCTGGATACGGAAAGCCGTTTTTCGCGCGCCAAAGGAGCGACCAAGGTGATGGAAGCCTCTGCTTGTGGCGTCCCTTCGATCGCCAGTCCGACATCCAGCAATCGCGCCGCCACGAGCAAGGGCGGCGGTTGGCTTGCCGACACGGTAGAGGAATGGCGGGATACGATTCTCGCCTCGGTCGAGCAACGGCCCGCGATGGCGTCTGCAGGACAGCAGGCTCGAGAGCATATCGTCGGAGCTTATGGTCCAGATTCTCGGCTGCCCGAAATGAAAGACCTTCTCGCACGTGTTGAATCCCGCAGGAGCCAAACGACGTCGGCCGGGCGAGTCGCCATTGCACCGCTTGCGGTTTTGCCGGAAGAGCCGTTCTGGCCCGGGGCGCTCACGCCGGATGCCTTTCCGGTTCTGCCTGAGAAATTGCCTCTGGATACCAGTCCACCTCTTGGTGAGGGCGACCTTCTTTGTCAGGAGTTTTTCCTGACCTCGCCGGGCCTCTTTCGGGTGGATATTTTCACATGGACGTATGGCCAGAGATTCGCCCACACGATCGGGTTTCGTCTGCGGAGCCGTGCGGGTGAGGTTCTGGAAGGACAAAGCTGGGACGCGGTTCGCTTGCCGGATCGCGGCTTCTTCGCGTGGGACCTCGAGTCCCCTTTGGCTGCGGGTTCTTTTATACTGGAAGTGGAAGCACGAGGTACTGGGCCGGGGAACGCGGCGTCCTTCGGGTTGGTGCAAGCCGGTCCCGATCGGTCTCTGGCGAAGATCAACGGCAAGGAGATTGCGGGGGCCCTCGGTATCCGCGGGTTTTCTTCCTGGGATCAGGTAGGCTCGAGGGGAGATTTGCCCTATGCACCGAAAACATCTGCTTGA
- a CDS encoding NUDIX hydrolase — translation MHRKHLLEILRRYEAVYPREIATIERMRAFAVAHEDCFSRSCLPGHITASCWIVSSDGNRALLTHHAKLDRWLQLGGHADGDSDPFAVALREAREESGMADFIEASGDEFPVPLDIDIHGIPARRKEPAHFHYDLRYFLIAGAEQSLQISEESKDLRWVPRARITDLTDEESVLRLERKTRERPAKNDPGTGLGEGASDGERG, via the coding sequence ATGCACCGAAAACATCTGCTTGAGATCCTCCGCCGTTACGAGGCGGTTTACCCCCGGGAGATCGCAACGATCGAGAGAATGCGTGCGTTTGCGGTGGCGCATGAAGATTGCTTTTCGCGATCCTGCCTTCCGGGCCATATCACGGCTTCCTGCTGGATTGTTTCCTCCGACGGAAATAGGGCCTTGCTGACGCATCACGCGAAGTTGGATCGCTGGCTCCAACTCGGAGGGCATGCCGATGGCGATTCTGATCCCTTTGCTGTCGCGCTTCGTGAAGCGCGCGAAGAATCCGGAATGGCGGACTTCATCGAGGCCTCTGGTGACGAATTTCCGGTGCCTCTGGACATCGATATCCATGGGATTCCGGCGCGCCGGAAGGAGCCCGCCCATTTCCATTACGATCTTCGGTACTTCCTGATTGCCGGCGCGGAGCAATCCCTCCAGATCAGTGAAGAATCCAAGGATTTGCGATGGGTTCCCCGGGCTCGAATAACCGACCTCACAGACGAAGAAAGCGTCTTGCGGCTTGAGCGCAAGACACGCGAGCGGCCCGCAAAAAACGATCCGGGCACAGGCCTCGGAGAAGGTGCGTCCGACGGCGAAAGGGGTTAA
- a CDS encoding acetyl-CoA acetyltransferase — protein MSLNDRTPVLVGAGAVTQREKDPRKSMEAAALMVEAARRAASDAGSEELLSRASSIRVTNGIWDYPNPARILADQFGADSARTDLVEVGILQSTLLADAARAIADGSEDISLVVGGEAKFRSLRSMITGEAVEDTTQAPGEKPDRFLEPSKEILNPLELEFGLGMPVNQYALLESALRHAQGESVEENRRALGELYSGMSKVASGNPEAWVQEELSPEEISTPSAKNRMLAFPYTKRHNSQWNVDQAACLILCSLKVARELGLAEDRFLFPLAAAESNHMVSLVERGALDRCFGFQLAGAAALRSAGLSIEDVQRFELYSCFPVAVRSQMRELEVPSGAEVTQCGGMAYAGGPLNNFTFQGLVRMVAQLRENPGEIGLVTSVSGMLTKQGVTLWSTKAPERPFEFTDVSEEVASQMPVYEVVRDYKGPAIISAATVQFSGEAGGNAIFVCDLPDQRRTLAISSDEAVMATVQHEEVCGRPIEISGNVATFS, from the coding sequence ATGTCTCTGAATGATCGTACGCCGGTATTAGTGGGTGCAGGAGCTGTCACTCAGCGGGAGAAGGACCCCCGGAAGTCGATGGAGGCCGCAGCGTTGATGGTCGAGGCGGCTCGTCGCGCAGCCTCGGATGCTGGCAGTGAGGAACTCTTGTCCCGTGCTTCATCGATTCGCGTCACCAACGGCATTTGGGATTACCCGAATCCGGCAAGGATCCTCGCCGATCAATTTGGTGCCGACAGTGCGCGGACGGATCTCGTCGAGGTCGGTATCCTGCAGAGCACACTTCTTGCGGATGCGGCTCGGGCGATTGCGGACGGCTCGGAAGATATTTCTCTGGTGGTCGGTGGGGAAGCCAAGTTTCGTTCCCTCCGCTCGATGATCACGGGCGAGGCTGTGGAGGATACAACGCAGGCGCCGGGCGAAAAACCCGACCGATTTCTCGAGCCATCCAAGGAGATCCTCAACCCCCTGGAGCTGGAATTTGGTCTGGGGATGCCGGTAAACCAGTATGCGCTTTTGGAAAGCGCCTTGCGTCATGCCCAAGGTGAGAGCGTCGAGGAGAACCGCCGGGCGCTTGGGGAACTGTATTCCGGCATGAGCAAGGTTGCCTCGGGTAATCCCGAAGCCTGGGTGCAGGAAGAGCTCTCGCCAGAAGAAATTTCCACGCCCTCCGCGAAGAACCGGATGCTCGCGTTTCCCTATACGAAGCGTCACAATTCGCAGTGGAACGTGGATCAAGCGGCTTGCCTGATCCTTTGTTCCCTCAAAGTGGCGCGAGAGCTGGGCCTTGCGGAGGATCGGTTTCTGTTTCCTCTGGCGGCGGCCGAGTCGAATCATATGGTTTCTCTGGTCGAGCGCGGGGCACTCGACCGTTGCTTCGGCTTTCAACTGGCGGGTGCTGCTGCACTGCGTTCCGCCGGATTGTCGATCGAGGACGTGCAACGCTTCGAACTCTACAGCTGCTTCCCCGTGGCGGTTCGGAGCCAGATGCGTGAGCTCGAAGTTCCGTCCGGTGCCGAGGTCACTCAATGTGGTGGCATGGCCTATGCCGGCGGGCCGTTGAACAATTTCACATTTCAGGGCCTGGTCCGGATGGTCGCCCAATTACGCGAAAACCCCGGCGAGATCGGTCTGGTTACGTCCGTGAGCGGTATGCTGACCAAGCAGGGCGTGACCTTATGGTCGACCAAGGCACCCGAACGCCCCTTCGAGTTCACGGATGTGTCGGAGGAAGTTGCCTCGCAGATGCCCGTCTACGAAGTTGTCAGGGACTACAAGGGCCCGGCGATCATTTCCGCAGCCACCGTGCAGTTCTCCGGCGAAGCCGGCGGGAATGCAATCTTCGTATGTGATTTGCCGGATCAACGACGGACTCTCGCGATCTCATCGGACGAGGCGGTGATGGCGACCGTCCAGCACGAAGAGGTCTGCGGTCGTCCCATCGAAATTTCGGGAAACGTTGCGACCTTTTCCTGA
- a CDS encoding TIGR01777 family oxidoreductase: protein MKILITGATGQIGNPLSRLLSISGHEVTCWTRRPAAVGGRISARCHIAGWNPEAIESNTLAGFDTVIHLAGENIAGKRWSESRKKDLVDSRIETTRALVKAIAEVPEEQRPRNLINASAIGFYGDRGEETLSETAAAGTGFLDKLCADWEAEAFGAQKHGLRVATLRIGLVLAPDGGMLGPILPIFRMGAGGRLGSGRQWMSWIHLDDVVAMLKHVVEHEEIEGSWNATAPNPVRNLEFTKTLGRVLHRPAVVPVPAIAMRAVFGELANLMLASTRVDSKAIAETGFSFRYPTLETALAEIVSADSYEILREQFIEKPRTEVFEFFADPGNLEKLTPKFLNFKILECPEGSLDSGSRIRYQLTLHGIPVKWRTVIRGWSPETEFSDVQESGPYSLWHHTHQFEEVPGGTIVRDHIRYRLPLGGLGEIVAGWLVRADLAKIFAFRHEAMDEILNHPSGKLSSAA from the coding sequence ATGAAAATTCTCATCACCGGAGCCACCGGCCAAATCGGCAACCCTCTTTCCCGTCTCCTGTCCATCTCCGGACATGAGGTCACCTGCTGGACACGGCGCCCCGCCGCGGTGGGCGGACGCATTTCCGCTCGTTGCCATATCGCCGGCTGGAACCCGGAAGCGATCGAAAGCAATACGCTCGCAGGGTTCGATACCGTCATTCATTTGGCCGGAGAGAATATTGCAGGCAAACGCTGGTCCGAAAGCCGAAAAAAAGACCTCGTGGACTCCCGAATCGAGACGACGAGGGCTCTGGTCAAAGCGATTGCCGAGGTCCCCGAAGAGCAACGACCAAGGAATTTGATCAACGCCTCGGCCATAGGATTTTACGGCGATCGGGGCGAGGAAACTCTCTCCGAAACAGCGGCCGCCGGCACCGGGTTCCTCGACAAACTCTGCGCCGATTGGGAAGCCGAGGCGTTTGGTGCGCAAAAGCATGGCTTGCGCGTAGCCACATTGCGAATCGGCCTCGTGCTCGCCCCCGATGGCGGGATGCTGGGACCGATTCTGCCGATCTTCCGGATGGGAGCCGGTGGGCGACTGGGATCTGGCCGGCAATGGATGAGCTGGATTCATCTCGACGATGTCGTGGCAATGCTCAAGCACGTCGTCGAGCATGAGGAGATCGAAGGCTCATGGAACGCGACCGCGCCCAATCCTGTTCGCAATCTGGAGTTCACCAAAACTTTGGGGCGAGTTTTGCATCGCCCCGCCGTTGTCCCGGTGCCTGCCATTGCGATGCGAGCCGTGTTCGGAGAGCTCGCGAACTTGATGCTCGCCAGTACACGCGTTGACAGCAAGGCCATCGCCGAGACCGGTTTCAGCTTCCGCTACCCGACACTGGAGACCGCTCTGGCCGAGATTGTATCCGCGGATAGCTACGAGATTCTTCGGGAGCAATTTATCGAGAAACCGCGAACAGAAGTCTTCGAATTCTTCGCGGATCCGGGCAATCTGGAGAAGCTGACTCCGAAATTCCTCAATTTCAAGATTCTCGAATGTCCTGAGGGCAGTCTCGATTCGGGAAGCCGGATTCGCTACCAACTGACGCTCCACGGTATCCCTGTGAAATGGCGCACGGTCATCCGCGGGTGGTCTCCCGAAACTGAATTCTCCGACGTGCAGGAGAGCGGTCCATACTCCCTCTGGCACCATACTCATCAATTCGAGGAGGTACCGGGCGGTACGATTGTTCGCGATCATATTCGTTATCGATTGCCGCTCGGGGGTCTCGGCGAAATTGTCGCCGGCTGGCTGGTTCGAGCCGACCTCGCCAAGATTTTTGCATTCCGGCACGAGGCCATGGACGAGATTCTGAATCACCCTTCCGGGAAGCTTTCCTCGGCTGCCTGA
- a CDS encoding chalcone isomerase family protein, with amino-acid sequence MSRLITWSLVIGLAILPVSQAAARTIEGVQFPESLRAGPREMNLQGAGLLRYKVIFRGYVAALYQQAPISPDTNGSQDKARRLEIEYFWDIPANEFQKATVEGIRKNTDAEKFESLRDQIDTFNQFYRDVESGDRYSLTYLPDRGTELALNGEPLGTMPGQNFATALFGIWLGDQPLDESLKKKLLGEETS; translated from the coding sequence TTGTCGCGACTTATAACGTGGTCTCTGGTGATCGGCCTGGCGATCCTTCCGGTCAGCCAAGCTGCTGCCCGAACGATCGAGGGCGTTCAATTCCCGGAGTCCCTGCGCGCCGGCCCCCGCGAGATGAACCTTCAGGGTGCAGGACTCCTGCGCTACAAGGTGATCTTTCGCGGCTACGTGGCAGCGCTCTACCAGCAGGCCCCCATTTCGCCCGACACCAACGGTTCGCAGGACAAGGCTCGACGTCTCGAAATAGAATATTTCTGGGATATTCCAGCGAACGAATTTCAAAAAGCGACCGTCGAGGGGATCCGTAAAAATACCGACGCAGAAAAGTTTGAGAGTCTCCGTGACCAGATTGATACGTTCAATCAATTCTATCGAGACGTCGAAAGTGGGGATCGGTATTCCCTGACGTATCTTCCGGACCGGGGCACAGAACTCGCCCTCAACGGGGAGCCTCTTGGCACCATGCCCGGTCAAAATTTCGCCACCGCTCTCTTCGGGATCTGGCTCGGAGACCAACCACTCGATGAATCACTCAAAAAGAAACTTCTGGGCGAGGAAACCTCATGA
- a CDS encoding ferrochelatase: MTDSDERSPAPDGAYDAILLVSFGGPEGPDDVMPFLENVLRGRNVPRERMLEVSEHYNAFGGVSPINEQCRHLLAAMREDFAANGLDLPIYWGNRNWHPMLADTIGEMKADGVQRALAFVTASTGSYSSCRQYREDIEKAREVVGPGAPVIDKLRLFYNHPDFVDANGRGLAEAIAKIPEERRTDLRIAFTAHSIPVSMSDSSDYKQQLTELSGLVAAQNGYDSSHWDLVYQSRSGPPQIPWLDPDICDHLRSLKEDGTSDVIVMPIGFVSDHMEVLYDLDHEAADTCEEIGLQMVRARTVGTDAGFVGMIRKLILERIEGHSPASMGQFPAAPDFCRPGCCPAPRRPTRPAGGARPGGRPAP; this comes from the coding sequence ATGACTGACTCAGATGAACGCAGCCCTGCGCCCGACGGCGCCTATGATGCCATCCTTTTGGTGTCGTTCGGTGGCCCCGAGGGGCCGGACGATGTGATGCCCTTTCTCGAAAATGTCCTGCGGGGTCGCAATGTGCCCCGGGAGCGAATGCTGGAAGTCTCCGAGCATTACAATGCCTTTGGCGGGGTCAGCCCGATCAATGAACAATGCCGGCACCTGCTGGCCGCCATGCGAGAGGACTTTGCCGCAAATGGCCTCGACTTGCCGATTTATTGGGGCAATCGAAACTGGCACCCGATGCTCGCGGATACCATCGGCGAGATGAAAGCGGATGGCGTACAGCGCGCCCTCGCGTTCGTCACCGCTTCGACCGGTTCCTATTCCAGTTGCCGACAATATCGCGAGGATATTGAAAAAGCCCGAGAGGTCGTCGGCCCCGGGGCCCCGGTCATCGACAAACTACGTCTGTTCTACAATCACCCGGATTTCGTCGACGCGAACGGACGCGGCCTCGCAGAGGCAATCGCCAAGATCCCCGAGGAGCGTCGGACAGACCTGAGGATTGCGTTCACCGCCCATAGTATTCCCGTCTCCATGAGCGATTCGTCGGACTACAAACAACAGCTCACGGAGCTGTCGGGCCTGGTCGCGGCGCAGAACGGATACGACTCCTCGCATTGGGACCTGGTCTATCAGAGCCGGAGCGGCCCACCCCAGATCCCATGGCTCGACCCGGACATTTGCGACCATCTCCGATCGTTGAAAGAGGACGGCACAAGCGATGTGATCGTCATGCCGATCGGTTTTGTCTCCGATCATATGGAGGTTCTCTACGACCTGGACCACGAGGCGGCCGACACCTGCGAGGAAATTGGTCTGCAAATGGTGCGGGCGCGAACGGTAGGAACCGACGCCGGCTTCGTCGGCATGATTCGCAAGCTGATTCTCGAAAGAATCGAAGGCCATTCTCCAGCGAGCATGGGCCAATTTCCGGCAGCGCCGGACTTCTGCCGACCCGGTTGCTGTCCGGCCCCGAGGCGACCCACTCGACCCGCCGGCGGCGCACGCCCGGGGGGCCGCCCGGCGCCCTGA
- a CDS encoding 1-acyl-sn-glycerol-3-phosphate acyltransferase codes for MDQPREQESLLERWKRRLMTFPAYVLMTAFVSAVLPLLALIAVGVDLVCRNRFIFTRTLVFLTVYLWCEILGLLVGFFLWILRATRLLSAGQFIRACFLVQQQWAGALFGTGRALFHLRVRLEGTEAITRARSDGPVLVFLRHSSTADTVLPVALVSGPYDILLRYVMKRDLLWDPCLDLYGQRLPNTFIRRGSSDPAREIARVRELSRHLEIGDGILLYPEGTRFSERTRDRLHEKLAAESDPEKLRRAQQFKSVLPPRIGGALACIDENPSGTIVFCAHTGFDGVRSFREFSNGMLMDKVVHAKFWSVPVADLPEKEEDRIEWFFTEWKKVDDFCTQNAGGRPHD; via the coding sequence ATGGACCAGCCCCGCGAACAGGAGAGCCTTCTGGAGCGCTGGAAACGTCGCCTGATGACATTTCCGGCATATGTCCTGATGACGGCCTTTGTGTCGGCCGTTCTGCCCCTGCTGGCGCTGATCGCGGTTGGCGTGGATCTGGTCTGCCGCAATCGCTTCATATTTACCCGAACACTCGTATTTCTGACAGTCTACCTCTGGTGCGAAATCCTCGGGCTGCTGGTCGGCTTCTTCCTCTGGATCCTCCGGGCGACTCGCCTCCTGTCGGCCGGCCAATTCATCCGAGCATGCTTTCTGGTGCAACAACAATGGGCGGGAGCGCTCTTCGGAACTGGCCGTGCCCTCTTCCATCTCCGCGTGCGCCTTGAGGGCACCGAGGCGATTACGCGAGCGCGAAGCGACGGCCCTGTGCTCGTTTTTCTGCGACACTCCTCGACCGCAGACACGGTTCTCCCCGTGGCGCTCGTTTCCGGGCCCTATGATATTCTCCTCCGCTACGTGATGAAACGCGACCTTCTCTGGGACCCCTGTCTTGACCTTTACGGACAACGTCTGCCCAATACCTTCATCCGTCGCGGCTCCAGCGACCCCGCCCGCGAAATAGCCCGGGTGCGAGAACTCAGCCGCCATCTCGAAATCGGCGATGGCATTCTTCTGTATCCGGAAGGGACTCGATTCTCCGAACGCACGCGCGACCGCCTTCACGAGAAGCTCGCAGCCGAGAGCGATCCGGAGAAGTTACGACGCGCGCAGCAATTCAAATCCGTCCTGCCGCCCCGAATCGGCGGCGCTTTGGCCTGCATCGACGAAAACCCCTCGGGGACCATCGTGTTCTGCGCGCATACCGGATTCGACGGCGTGCGCAGCTTCCGCGAGTTCTCCAACGGCATGCTGATGGACAAGGTCGTGCATGCGAAATTCTGGTCGGTACCCGTTGCTGACCTGCCCGAGAAGGAAGAAGATCGAATCGAATGGTTCTTTACGGAATGGAAAAAGGTGGACGATTTCTGCACCCAAAACGCCGGCGGACGACCCCATGACTGA
- a CDS encoding DUF1295 domain-containing protein — MQGYLGILIILVLGSGLAWAGSQGSGAAFGIPVFAICAAVAFGLNWLIFVHAWRRQTEVYFDLSGSCTYLLVIALAVALSPEVGLRGWLLASMVVVWAVRLGSFLFVRVRRDGGDGRFDSIKPNFSRFLFAWTLQGLWVLLTAACALAAITGSSAPAIGIVGALGVLLWVLGFSIEVIADRQKTAFRQREENRGQFITGGLWSWSRHPNYVGEILLWVGVACLALPALEGWSYLMLISPVFVYVLLSRISGVPMLEARGLKKWGEDASYREHLEKTPVLFPWPRASGE, encoded by the coding sequence ATGCAGGGTTATTTGGGGATTCTGATCATTCTGGTGTTGGGATCGGGATTGGCATGGGCCGGGAGCCAGGGAAGCGGTGCGGCATTCGGAATTCCGGTATTCGCAATATGCGCTGCCGTCGCCTTCGGTCTGAATTGGCTGATCTTTGTGCACGCCTGGCGGCGTCAAACCGAGGTGTATTTTGATCTCTCGGGTTCGTGCACATATTTGCTGGTCATCGCGCTGGCTGTCGCTCTTTCTCCGGAGGTCGGTCTGCGGGGCTGGTTGCTCGCGTCGATGGTGGTGGTCTGGGCTGTGCGGTTGGGATCCTTCCTCTTCGTGCGAGTGCGCCGGGACGGGGGCGATGGGCGCTTTGATTCCATCAAACCGAATTTCTCCCGATTTCTGTTTGCCTGGACGCTCCAGGGACTCTGGGTTCTGCTGACCGCGGCATGCGCTCTGGCCGCGATCACGGGCAGCTCGGCGCCTGCGATCGGCATCGTTGGTGCGCTCGGTGTGTTGCTCTGGGTCCTGGGTTTTTCGATCGAGGTGATTGCCGATCGACAAAAAACAGCCTTTCGCCAACGCGAGGAGAACCGGGGGCAGTTTATCACGGGCGGGCTATGGTCGTGGTCGAGGCACCCGAACTACGTGGGAGAGATCCTCTTGTGGGTGGGAGTCGCGTGCCTCGCTCTGCCGGCTCTCGAGGGTTGGAGTTATCTGATGCTCATCTCGCCGGTGTTTGTGTACGTGCTTCTGTCCCGAATCAGCGGTGTACCGATGCTCGAGGCGCGAGGGCTCAAGAAATGGGGCGAAGACGCGTCTTATCGCGAGCACCTCGAGAAGACCCCCGTACTCTTCCCCTGGCCGCGGGCAAGCGGCGAGTAG
- a CDS encoding SRPBCC family protein codes for MGKFGVTETLEFPLDTVWAVLGDFGNVSWVPGLGDSVRVEGEGVGMSRFFGAPGAEIQETLVAFDEQAKTFSYEIPNNLPLPLDQYLATVKLTDLGGGQTQIEWSCEANPTGTEEEAEAAVTGMYTMMVGWLGDALKS; via the coding sequence ATGGGAAAATTTGGCGTAACGGAAACATTGGAATTCCCCCTGGACACCGTTTGGGCGGTATTGGGAGATTTTGGCAACGTCAGCTGGGTTCCGGGACTCGGCGATTCCGTCCGAGTCGAAGGCGAAGGAGTTGGCATGTCCCGGTTCTTTGGCGCTCCCGGGGCCGAGATTCAGGAGACCTTGGTCGCTTTTGACGAGCAGGCAAAGACCTTCTCCTACGAGATTCCCAACAATCTGCCTCTGCCCCTCGACCAATACCTCGCGACGGTGAAGCTGACCGACCTCGGCGGTGGACAAACACAGATCGAATGGAGCTGTGAAGCCAACCCGACCGGGACCGAAGAAGAGGCCGAGGCTGCCGTGACCGGGATGTACACCATGATGGTCGGCTGGCTGGGCGACGCTCTGAAAAGCTGA